The DNA segment CCGACGCGCTTTCTGAGCTCCAAATAGGGAAGGGGGAAATGCATTTGATATGGTAACATCCAAACAAGTAAACATATTCATCAACGTACCGCTGCTTTTCGTGCCGAATACAAATCCTCTAAAAAATAGAAATGTCAAAAAGACAAAGTTTGGGGATATTTAAATTACATCTGGATTACCAGATAGCATCTCTGGTTTGTTTGGGTGGAAAAACGGCCTACTCATTAAAAGTCAATTGTGAATGTTCTGATGTCTTGCTCATCAGTGTACAGGAGTCTGCTAACAGTGATGTTATGCCACTTGGACTAGTGTATGATTGTATTGTACTGTACATGccattattattgtaaatactTGGATTTTACGGAAAACGTTCTATTTGCGCTGAGTTGCAGTATATTTGCATTTAGttgcatgtttctttgtctgagTGTCATTCTTGCCTGAATATGATTAAAGGCTCTGGGCCCTAAACGCGTTTCCTTTCTTCTCCTTATTACTCACAAGACTGCGTACATACCATGTTTTGGCAATTTGAAAATACAGTGAAAATAACCAAAGGCTGAATGGTTTTAAAGACACACAAGTCTTGAAGTGGGTTCAAATAATTTAgtggcaaaaaatatatataaatccATTTTAATAGAAGTCATAAGTTAACATAAGAAACATCTTTCAACTACACACTTGATGTCATACAGGGAATTAAAGAGTCCTTAACATCATAATAGAATCTGCATTAGGTCTAAATTATGATACTGCATATTACTGATCTTGTGTGGTATCCTGCTCTGATCTATTGGAATGGCTAGAAATCAAtcagaaaacatacattttttcagGTTTTAATTTGGTTATCTATTTGGAATAATTTAGTACTTAAAtgacaaatgtaaaatatattactGTGGCCATAAACAGCGGAATTACAACACACTAACAGGTAATTAAACATGGCATAAATTAAAGCTGCTTCTCCCAGCGATCATAAAATACTTTGTTAATGTGCTAATATTTGCTATAAAATtactaaaaaaatcaattttagATGTGCAGGTATTCAAGCAGGATTTATATGTGAATGTTTAAATCATTCAAGCCCTTTTTTCTGAGTCAAGCTGTTGAGCCCAATGTCTACCCATGCACTACATGTCTTTTCCAGGAATACAAAcctgaaaaacagcatttaTGTTGTTGTTATACTGCTAGGAAACTTTATCACATTCTTCCAACTTCGAAGCATTGATTATTTTCACTcctgatttcattttcaaatgtcTTGTACAATTACATGAATTGATGAGAATAATCAAAGCTTGCTTTGAATGCTCTGTAGTCTCCATGTTTTTCTGACATCTTCCTCTGCGTTGTCTAATGCCTTAAACACAGCGTCATTTCCAGTTTGAGCAAAGAGTCTCAGCAGCGGCTCAAGAACTGTCACTGGGATGCTGAAGTTGAGGTGAGGATATGTCACTTTTGCTGAAAAGTCTCTTGTGTTGCTAGACACGACTCCTACAATAACAGTATATAAAAGAAAGCATGAAATCTTCAGTCCTCACATTTAAGAAAACAATATGCTTTAATTGGTCACACGGTGCCCTCTTCTGGTTAGAGAAGGTATAGCACAATAGAATAATGCATGTGGTTGTcagttaaagccacaatatggaagaattttgttatgaaatatacaaaaatcacttgcacagtgtgatatatttcatgcagttgtgtacttacattatcccaaatgttcccaagaatgtgcaaatccagagaaattcctatttaaaataacggcccgtcccttgtctcccttgtctCTGTTGCATATCAGTGACataatatccggtgctccgcactaccctcagtttccggttgtagaaactacggcaacacgcaaatgcggaagtggctATACAGCATCTgagacgcagcatctgttgttctgttattatggatcacgattactctttggcaaGTAAAGGAACCcccaaaaagtgtaaacgtaggccaaatgaggcaagcaggcttatggacaaacgaagaaataaaacaaggattcaTATCCTTTTTTATATCAATAaaagcgttttctaaatggagagagcttcgcgaccaacttggactcgacagagactccgctctcgcaagtgttttaatagacaggtaagcacttttttttattgtacatgaaatactcatgcacagattatttgaatagttatgaatgcagttactcTATGAAATAcaacagtatatgtcgcacaaaaatatgtagccaataacgttacttgtaaatgatgtgggttcgttccaatttactttttaaacgacgactgtatgactgttttaaacaggtaaaactgtgtagcattacgctacaaAATCAactgacaaagtccaatatcagtcgcgggctaacgtaacATTAcagtccacgtttcttgcaagctaattcattacgatgacaaaataaaagtaattcattacctcgtccgtgaacatgatgggcgatctccatatgcctctggatggtgaaaacgacatgtcccataattccactctcctacataacatcatttagcttcgccttttgttgttgtttcgaaagtgcgccatctagcggtccaaatattccatattgtggctttaaggtTAACGTGTGTAATTTCTGAGCCACTAATGGCACAAAACAGAACTGCAAAAATAATGACTGTTATCAGACCAGTAGCCCCACCCCACATTCACACCATTGGTTGAGCCGATGAATGATATTACCCAATAGTTCCCCAGTGCTAGGACGAACCACAGCGCCACCACTGGCTCCAGACTGTACTGCACATGTAGTTTGCAACATCACAGGTTGTGACTGATGGGTGATGACTCTGGATAAGATCCCTGACGTCAAGGAAGGTCCAGAGCTACCTCCTAAAGCCCCGTAACCGATGACAACTACGTCCTCACCTGAACCAAGACAGAAAATGGGAGAAAGTACATGCAGAACTAATGTTATTGTCATATGTGCTTGTGTATTGTACTTACTATGAAAATGATtaagtttatatttatattgtaattatgtcataaaaacaatacatgtaataaatgtaaattaatctGCATGTAATTAAGGCATATTTGGAGCCAGAAATCTCAAGACTCAAATATGTTGTCTCATTTTATAAGTAATTATAAAATGGGTGCACTCTACCTGGGTTAAAGTGTGTGGCAAACCGGGGAGTTAGTAAATTCAAGACGGGCTCCTGAAGCTTCACCACAGCAATATCATAGGGAGATGATGGTGCTGATGAGTACAGCACCTCACCACTCACTGTATGAAATCTGaaaaaagtgtatttattttactGCAAAGGAGATGGCGATTACACACAATTCTTTATGAATGCTTACATTTTAACAAAGactaacaatatttgtattttctaGACCAATTTGCATAAATTCAAAGTACAGCATACCTTCCTCCCATGTTGGCTTTGACTGTAAGCACCGATTTGTCATTCACCACATGCCTGCAGGTCAGTACCAATTGCTGGTTTAGCAGTACACCAGAACCCCACAAGTAACCAGCGTCGATCAGTACCACATCTGGGTAACGTTCACACCCACACACTGACCTGACATTGTTTGTTAATGGTGCTTGAAGAGAATTATAGATGAACtctgatgacatctttgtcagTGACTTCTGAGACTCAACAACCTTTAGCATATTTTTCAGAATTAAATGAACAGAGCACACTAATGTCAACCCAATCCATTCGTCTGACTTCCAGCATAGTGGTGAAATGATCAGACCCACAAGGTAAGCTCTATCTTCTTGACTAACAAACAGTCCTCCTCCTTCAGTGCCAGGCAAGCAGCGGGCATCAGTCAGGATCAGTGCATTTTCATCTCCGGCAAGATTACTCACAATACCTTTACTGATGGTGTTCATGAAAAGATCTGGACAGAGACCACCAAAAGGAGATCCACAGGCGAGGACAGCAAATCCCTTTTTAAGATTGCAACTCTTCAACCATGGCACAGATTCACTAAAGGTGGATGAAGTAGGCACTTTAAGAAAAGCAAACCAGCTTAGGAACCTGGAGTGTTTCAGAACCCCTGTGTCCTCACTGCCACTATAAAAACCCCAGTTATCTGCCCTCTTGAAGATTTTATGAAATGCGTCTTGAAACTCTAAACAGTTAACCATCATTAACAGTTTCGCCTCTTGACGGATCACGTTGGGTCGGTCCATTATCCTCTGGTTACAGTTATCGGAAACGTCAGTACGCTTTGTGTAATCTACGTACACTTTCATATGTTTACAAAAATTGTCAAAATACAACGGGTTTGAGTCATTTTTCGCGAAATGTTCATTTATAAACTCAGAAAACACAATGCCAGTGCAGACTACAATTCCATACTGGGAGTTTACAAATACTCCACTACAACTCATTGCTTTATTCTGAGACCCAGAACTGAGGTCGAGGGGCGTCTCAGATGCTGTGACAACACAACACGCCTCCTCAATAGTCTTCATTTTTCATGAATTAAAACTGATCGCAATAAAAAAGCTAGATAATTTAGGCGTTTAGGGCATGAGTTATCGCACCTTAAAGAGCAACACTTTACTACTACATTAATTCACAGATGTGTCAACCAACGGGCTAAAACGATTCTTAAAAGTAAGTAGAGTTAATTAAAGTAAGTTAATTCATACccaatttttattaatatatcgGCGAACCAACCCACTGAAGTTGTACGACCACAGCATAAAGTCTTCACCTGCATAATTTCCGGATATGATTTGATTGGTGTAGACGTCATCACGTGATCATATAGCACGTCGATCCATTGGCTAATCGGCAGTTCATACAAAGCTGCTGCTTTCCGCGTTGGACCAATTGCTTGTTAAAGGCTGTGGTTTGCCTGCATAACTAAGATTAAATTCTGTTTTGCAAAagttttctttcttattttttaaaatgcgtTTTATGGTTCATACATGCTTTGAAATATATGCATACATATATGTACACAaggaaattcaaaatattgtattgcattcatattttatttgtaaagcttacataaatattgtgttacaagTTGCATGTACACAATTAGCCATTTCAACAGCCAGCATTTCACATAAACCTATTTACAGGCAAGTGACCCAGTAATGACACGTTTTCATATTGCACAGGCATCTTTTCTATGAAATAAAGAAAGCCTCTGTACTCTCATGTCAAAGCTGCAAAATCACAGCTGACagtcaaaaagtatttattgcACTGATTATTCAGGTAGTCTAGTGTTGTAGTTAAACAGACCAATGCGGATACATAGATGCAACTATGTGTTACATCAGCACTGTTTTAAAAGTATCAAAACACTATAATAGcaaacattttcatgtttaaatattaaaaacgaATCAAAAATATTATATCACTTTGATGAGTATGTATACATAGGCAAAACACCTCATCACTTCAAAAGTTCTTTTGTATAGGTGGAAAATGAAGCTGAAAAGTTTTATTAAAGACCACCAGCATTAAGGCACAGAGGTAATGTAACACAAAACACtgattttgtgtcatttgatgatttttacatcatcaaaATGTATCACAGCACAAATAATGACCTGAATGAAAGTCCATGATTCAAATGAACAAAGGTGTGTTTACACTTGGCAGGGTATACGTTACTGACATGAAGGTAAAAGAAGGTGTTTTGTACCACTGTCAATATCTTTTTAAATTACCCATATACATCAACTACTATCATATTGTTTTCTATCCCTGCTTTTAGAAAAGTAAACAGCATCTTTAAATGCTATAAAAATGTACTTGCTTGGATAcacattaaatgaatgtttatcTAAGCCTATTCTATAGCCACACTGGATTTTAAAGGctcaaataacaaaatatacaacACCCCTGTTTCCTATAGTTTTATtacaatattaattaataaGACAATTAATTAATGAATAACTAAGGGTATATGGATTTTgat comes from the Triplophysa rosa linkage group LG9, Trosa_1v2, whole genome shotgun sequence genome and includes:
- the tysnd1 gene encoding peroxisomal leader peptide-processing protease, with the translated sequence MKTIEEACCVVTASETPLDLSSGSQNKAMSCSGVFVNSQYGIVVCTGIVFSEFINEHFAKNDSNPLYFDNFCKHMKVYVDYTKRTDVSDNCNQRIMDRPNVIRQEAKLLMMVNCLEFQDAFHKIFKRADNWGFYSGSEDTGVLKHSRFLSWFAFLKVPTSSTFSESVPWLKSCNLKKGFAVLACGSPFGGLCPDLFMNTISKGIVSNLAGDENALILTDARCLPGTEGGGLFVSQEDRAYLVGLIISPLCWKSDEWIGLTLVCSVHLILKNMLKVVESQKSLTKMSSEFIYNSLQAPLTNNVRSVCGCERYPDVVLIDAGYLWGSGVLLNQQLVLTCRHVVNDKSVLTVKANMGGRFHTVSGEVLYSSAPSSPYDIAVVKLQEPVLNLLTPRFATHFNPGEDVVVIGYGALGGSSGPSLTSGILSRVITHQSQPVMLQTTCAVQSGASGGAVVRPSTGELLGVVSSNTRDFSAKVTYPHLNFSIPVTVLEPLLRLFAQTGNDAVFKALDNAEEDVRKTWRLQSIQSKL